The DNA region CGCCTGGGTAATATAGGGCATTTCCGGCTCCTTGTCGGGGTGCAGCATATTGGACCGTTCCGTCATCATGGCATTATAGTACAATTCTTTATAACTCGTCACCGACCAGACATCGGCGGCGACTTTGTACTTCTCTTCAAGAATCTTCTGTGCCTTGATCGCTTCATTCATAATGGCGCCGCTTCCGAAAAGATGCGTCTTGCTTTCCGATTTACTCAACTGCGAGGCTTTGAATTTGTACAGACCCTTCAGGATTCCTTCTTTGATATGCTCCCCTTCCGGCATAGGGGGCATATGATAAAACTCATTCATGGCCGTGATGTAATAGAATATATTTTCCTGCTTCTCGAACATGCGATAAATGCCGTCGCGGACAATGACCGCCAGCTCATAGGCAAAAGCCGGATCGTATGCTTTCAGGTTGGGAACCGGCAGGGCCAGAATGTGGCTGTTGCCGTCCTGGTGCTGCAATCCTTCGCCCGCCAATGTAGTCCGGCCGGAGGTGCATCCGACCATAAAACCTTTGGCCTGAATATCTCCCGCCGCCCAAACCAGGTCACCGACCCGCTGAAGGCCGAACATCGAATAATAAAGGAAAAACGGCAGGCAGTTGATGCCATGCGTGGCATAAGCGGTCCCGGCGGCGATAAACGACGACATCGAACCCGCTTCGGTGATGCCTTCCTCGAGGATGGTGCCGTCTTTTCGCTCGTTGTAAAACATCAGCAAATCCTTATCGACCGGCACATAGAGCTGACCGACCGATGAATATATCCCGAATTTGCGAAATAGCGATTCCATCCCGAAGGTGCGGGCTTCATCGGGCACAATAGGGATGATATATTTGCCGATTTTTTCGTCATTCAATAGTTTCGACAGAATATGCACGAAGACCATGGTGGTCGAGACCTCGCGGTCGGAAGTACCTTCATAGTACTCTTCAAAAAGTTCTTCGGGCGGCGTTTTAACCGGGCCGGTTTTGATGGTGCGTCCGGGGACATATCCGCCGAGCTCTTTTCTGCGATCGAGAAGGTATTTTATTTCGGGGGTATCATTTTCCGGGCGATAGAAAGGGGCCTCCGAAAGTTCGCCGTCCGAGATCGGGATACCGAAATGACTGCGGAACTCGCGCAATTCCTCTTCGTTCAACTTTTTCTGCTGGTGTGTGATGTTTTTCCCTTCGCCCGCTTCGCCCAGACCGTACCCCTTGATCGTTTTGGCGAGAATTACGGTCGGTCGGCCCTTATGCTCGACCGCCGCTTTATAGGCGGCATAAACCTTGACTGGGTCGTGACCGCCGCGTTTGAGTTTGTGAAGATCCTCGTCGGAAAGATGCTTGACCATTTCGAGCACCTCGGCATCGCGCCCGAAGAAATCCTTGCGGATATAATCGCCATCAGATACGGAATACTTCTGGTACTGGCCGTCAGGGGTTTCATTCATTATTCTGACCAGTTTGCCATCATGATCCTTTTCCAGCAGATGATCCCAGTCGGTTCCCCAGATGACCTTGATGACATTCCAGCCGGCGCCGGTGAAAATGGCCTCGAGTTCCTGAATGATTTTGGCATTGCCGCGGACCGGCCCATCGAGTCGCTGAAGGTTGCAGTTGACGACCCAGATGAGATTATCGAGCCGCTCGCGCGAAGCCAGCGTGATGGCGCCAAGCGATTCCGGTTCATCCAGTTCGCCGTCACCCAGAAAGGCCCAGACTTTCTGATCGGTCGGTTTTTTGAGGCTGCGGTTTTCGAGATAGCGGTTGAAACGGGCCTGATAGATCGACATGATCGGACCGAGACCCATCGAGACGGTGGGAAATTCCCAGAAACCGGGCATCAGCCAGGGGTGCGGGTATGACGGCAAGCCCCCGGCGGGCCGTAACTCGCGGCGGAAGTTTTCGAGATCCTTCTCACTGAGGCGCCCCTCCAGAAAGGCGCGGGCATAGATTCCGGGGGCGGCATGGCCCTGGAAATAAACGATATCGCCGGGATGCTCCTCGTTGGGAGCGCGGAAAAAATGGTTGAAAGCGACTTCGTACAGGGTGGCCGATGAGGCATAAGTTGAGATGTGCCCGCCGATTCCGCTTTCCTCGCGGTTGGCCCGAACCACCATGGCCATGGCATTCCAGCGGATGATGCTCTTAATACGCCGCTCGATTTCGCGGCTTCCGGGATATGGCGGCTGGTCATCGGGAAGGATCGTGTTGACATAGTCGGTGACACCGGGGCGCTGGAGCGAAGCACCGAGACCGGCCGCTTTTTCGGCCAAAATTGCCAGCACCTGGCGGACACGGTCGGCCCCGCCGGTATCGAACAGGTCATCGAGCGACTCGAGCCATTCCTGGTTGACCTCGGCAGTTTCATTTATATCGTCACTGATTTCAGGGTCAATATTATCATTATCATCCATTTTAGCGCCTCATCTGCTGAAAGACAAGTTATTCCAAGTTTATAGTATATACGGGTTTTAAAGAGATTTGAAAAGATTAAACAAAAATCGGCGATTGTCTAATACTTTAAACTTCACTTCGGAATACGCGGCATCCACAGGCAGAAATAATCCGGCCGGTGCTGCTCTCCGATCGCAAACAAAGACTCAATTAATCCAATATCAAAGATAGCCGCGCCGTATATGTTGTAGCTTGAATCCTTATATTGGAAGTGAGCGAAAGCATGATATTTTATGGCACTTTCCGTGGTAATAATCCTGAATACATGATTTCGGTATTATCTTATATAAAGAGAAAGAAGATGTTATGTCAAAAATAGGCATTTTTTATGGCAGTACCACCACCAATACGATCGGGGTGGTGGCAACCCTGACTGACGAATTGAGCAAGGCAGGGTTCCAAGTTGACCGCTACGACGTCGCCGACGGCAACCTGAAGTCGATGAATGACTACAACTTACTTATTCTGGCTACACCCACCTGGAGCGGCGGGGAATTGCAGGATGACTGGAAACACGTCTTTGAACAGTTCGAGTCGCTTGATTTTACCGGCAAGCGGGTGGCGCTGCTGGGTATCGGCGACCAGTTGAATTACCCTGATCATTTTGCCGATGCCATCGCCGAACTGGCTGACTGCGTGTATCTTGGAGGCGGGCAGATTGTCGGCCGCTGGCCGACCGACGGCTATAAATTCCGACATTCGGCGGCGGTTGAGGATGATCTTTTTATCGGGCTGGTGGTCGATCAGTACAGCGAGAAAGAACTTACGGCCGGGCGAATCAGGAAATGGACCGGGATGCTTCGGCAGGAATTCGCCGGGCTCTGATTTTTTAACAACAAGGCCCTATTTATAAGGCAGACTAAGACGACCTCATATATCCTATTTGCTTTCGTATAAAACTATATATATTATTGATTGCCTTCGGGCCGATCGCGGGAGCTTGTAAACTGAAATCAAAGCAAGGCTTGGAGAAAAATAACATGACAAAAATTGGATTGTTCTATGGAAGCAATACCGGCCACACGGAGGAAGTCGCCGGTAAGCTTAGCGAGTACCTTCGGGATGCCGGTTATGATGTGGAGATGCACAATGTCGCCGGTACCGATTCCAATGACATGATAAAATATGACATGCTGATTATGGCGGCCTCGACCTGGAAGGACGGTGAGCTTCCCGAGGATTGGAAAACTGCCTATAACGAGTATGCCAATTTTGATTTTTCGGGAAAGCGGGTGGCCTTTGTCGGACTTGGCGATCAGGCCAATTATCCGCAGAATTTTGCCGATGCCGTCGGTAAGTTGGCGCGACCGGTGGATACCAATGGCGGGCGTATCTTCGGCCGGTGGCCGACAAGAGGATATGATTTCGAGTCTTCCCGCGCCGTCAAAGAGGATCATTTTTACGGATTGATTCTTGATGAAGATAACGAAGATGACCTGACGGACGAAAGAATTCGGGAGTGGACGGCACTCTTGAGCAGTGAACTTCAGGGCGGGGAATATTCGGTAAGCGGGGAAATGGTAGATGACACCGCCGAGCTGAACGACGGCGATGACATGGAACCCGACAACAACGACGATGATATAAAATAAATCAGCAAATGGCTGAACAACGTTGACGGCATATTCCGGACGCCAAAGCCTGATATGCCCGATAACGGCCTTTTGTAATTTCGGTCTATACAGCCAAACGGCCGGAATGGATTCCGGCAGAAAAAACCGGGTGAAAACACCCGGTTTTTTATTCTTTGTTATATCTTTGACACCAATCTGAATAGAATAACGTATATTCTTTGCGGTCATCCTGCTCGACATCGTGAATATCCGCTGAAATGATCAAAACCGATGAAGCCGGCCAGGCGCTTCTCAATTGCCTTGGCTGCTCATAGGAGGTAAATATGTCTGGTGAGGTTAAGTCTGTAAAGGAATTGGACTTTATACCGCCCGAGTCGATCCACCCATCGCCCGCCGACTGGCGGGATCAGTTTATATATTTCCTGATGGTCGATCGCTTCGATAATAATCAGGATAATATCCCCGCATACGACCCGGCCGCGACTCCCCAAAATCGCCGGGCCGAATCGGGCCGGAATTTTCAGGGAGGAAATCTCAAGGGAGTAATGCGACGGCTGGATTATATTAAAAATCTTGGCTGCACGGCTATCTGGCTGAGCCCCATATTCAAAAACCGCCGCGAAGATGATTTCACATATCATGGTTACGGCATTCAGGATTTTTTGGAAGTGGATCCCAGATTCGGGACATTTGCGGATCTCAGGAACCTGGTCCGCAAGGCTCATCGAAAAGGGATGTATGTGATACTCGATATTATTATCAATCACACCGGCGATAACTGGTCCTATCCTGAAGGTGTCGATGCCCTGTATCGCACGGAGCCATATCCCTTCGGGAAATGGCGCGAAGCCGACCCGGCCCCCGGCTTCCAGATGGATGACGCAGTCTGGCCGGAGGAACTTCAGGCTCCCCATTGCTATAAAAGACGCGGGCGCATCCGGGATTTTGCCAGTGCAAGTCATGATGAAGCTGTCAACGGCGATTTCTGTGATCTCAAGGAGCTGGATATAAAAAATAACACCGTGCTGGATACAATAATAAAAGCCTACAAGTACTGGATCGGCGCCGCCGATATCGATGGTTTCCGGGTCGATACGGTCAAGCATATGGAAAGCAGCGAAACCGCCATATTCTGTAATGCCGTCCGGGAGTACGCCCGCCGAATCGGAAAGACGAATTTTTTCATTTACGGCGAAGTGGTCGGTGATGATGCCGTGCTGCAAAAATATATCGGCCGCAACAGCCGAATAGACGGCACCGACGAGCGGTTCCCGTCACTCGATGCCTGCCTTGATTTTCCGTTGTACTTTATCCTTGAGGAAGTCATCAAGGGCTTTCAGTACTTTGCGGATTTATATAACAGGTACGAGCGATTCAAGACATTCTATGCCGACCATGGCGCCTCGGGGCAGTATTTTGTCACCTTCGTGGATAACCATGATCAGATGTCGCGGCCGCATCGCCGCTTCATGCATAATAATCCGAATACCCGACAGGCCGTTCTGGCCATAAGTTATTTGCTGATGAGCCAGGGGGTGCCGTGCATTTATTACGGGACCGAGCAGGGCTTCGACGGCGGCGGCGACAATGACAGGTATGTCAGGGAGTGCATGTTCGGCGGCGAATGGGGCGCCTTTGAGACCACCGGCGTGCATTTCTTCAATTCCAACCATGAAATATACCGCGGCATAGTGTGGATTGCAAAGGTTCGTGCCGAGCATGCCGCGCTCCGATACGGGCGGCAGTACTTTCGCGAAATATCCGCCGATGGCATATCCTTTGGTTTTCCGATAAAGGGCAACTGCACCCTGGCCTTTTCCAGAATACTTGACACCGATGAAATCCTGGTGGCACTGAATCTTGATGCCTCACCGCGGAATGACTGTATTACGGTGGACAGCAACCTGACACCTCCGGGAAGCGAGATGACGGACCTTCTCAATGGCGGCGCGCCGATTGCCGTCAGACAGGCCGGCGGCCGGGCTTATGTCCGGGTTCCGCTCGACGGGCACGGGGCGGCGATTTTAATGCGCAAACCGGCTTAGTGCATTGTGAATGCAATAATTAAAAAACCGGATGGGGGCACCCGGTTTTCCCATAAATGCATGGGATATATTTTATAGTTCCAGCGCCGTCTGGAGATCGCGCTCGTGCTCCTCTTCCATTATCAGAATATCTTCCAGCATCCGGCGCAAACCATAAAGACTCAACTCTTCGGCCTGTTTGATTCGCTCGCGGTATCTTGAAACCGCATTTTGTTCTCCGGCCAGGTCTTGTTCCAGCATGGTTCTGCTTGCGGGTGAGGTTTCGATTTTCTGCACTTTGGTGGTCGGCACACCGCCCAGGTAATCGATCTGTTGGGACAAAGTGACCGCATGCTGCATTTCTTCCTGCGAGTGAATTACCAATTCCTTGATAACGCCTTCATAATGCGGCCCGGTTATAACGGCGGTATGCTGAACATATTGAATTGCGGCCGCGAACTCCCACTCAAGATCTTCATTCAAAAGAGCAATCAATTGCTTCTTGGTGATAGGCATAGAAATACCCTCCGGATTTTATCTTGATATTAGTATAGATTGAAATAAATATACTAATCCCTTTCGGGATCGGTCAATCTCTAAAAGAAAAAAGCGGAAAATAAAGCGCCCGACAATAAAGTCGCCGCTTCTATGCAAACATCTCTTCGGCTTCTTTTACTTTACGTTCGGCTTCGAGCCAGTCGCCCATATCATTGCCGTGCGAATATCCGCGCCGTTCATACATCGAATAGGCTACTTTTCTGACAAATGTCTCGACACGCCCGCTTCCGGTGTTTTCAGCAAGTTCAATCATGGCGACACCGCCGTTTTTGGTGTGAACCTGCAAGCCGATGTCGTTGCCATCGGGATCCTTCTCGACAATAATTTCTTCGGGGTCCTTGATTGAGAGAATCGGCTGGGCCACTTTTTCTGGGGAGGTCCATCCGGCGTAGAACAATATTCCATCGATCAGCCGGCCCTTTTTCTCGACGGTCAAACCCATCAAGGGATATTCGCCGGAAAACTGAATATCGTTCTGATCCCTGTCGTTAAACCTGATGCTTGCCCCTCTCAACATGTTATCCGCCGAAAACTTGCGGCAGAACTTTCCCCATGTGTTGCGTTTTACTTCCTTTTTCATTTTATCCTCCTGATACTCGACATCGAATTTATATTTTATAAATACCAAAGGTGCTCTGCAGTTTGATCAAACCTTAAATTACAATAACTTGTTTTTATTCATATATGCCAATAGATTATTACGAATTGATTCCGCGATTATTATACAATCGTTTGAATATTATTTTTCTACTATTATTTTCGACAAAAAATGCCCTGAAATAAGGCATTAAGAGTCGATTTTTGTGGTCAGTTCGATAATCGGAGCCTCGGGCGGGCAGCCCAGACGGAAGGGGAACCAATGACCGATTCCGGATGATAAATACATCTGCGAGTTATTCTTGCGATATTGCCCCCATAAATACCGGTCGGTGAAGGCCGACCAGAGGCTGTGCCCGTTGATTCCGGCCTGGCCGCCATGAGTGTGCCCGGACAGGACCAGGTCAATGTCCTTTTCTGCCGCCGGGTCAAGCCCTTCCGGGCGATGCGACATTAAAACGGTGAAAGCTCCGGAAGGCCTGCCGACAAGCCCTTTTTCCATGGAATCACCCAGAAAATCATGATTTAGCCCGTGAATTTTGACTGGATCGTCACATCCCGCCAGATATAATGTTGCGCCGTTGATGTCTATGGTCTTGCCGGATGATCGGAGAAGCTCGATCGGGCCGCTTTCGAATGAATTGAGAACCTGGCTGATACCGCGGTAGTATTC from candidate division Zixibacteria bacterium HGW-Zixibacteria-1 includes:
- the aceE gene encoding pyruvate dehydrogenase (acetyl-transferring), homodimeric type, whose translation is MDDNDNIDPEISDDINETAEVNQEWLESLDDLFDTGGADRVRQVLAILAEKAAGLGASLQRPGVTDYVNTILPDDQPPYPGSREIERRIKSIIRWNAMAMVVRANREESGIGGHISTYASSATLYEVAFNHFFRAPNEEHPGDIVYFQGHAAPGIYARAFLEGRLSEKDLENFRRELRPAGGLPSYPHPWLMPGFWEFPTVSMGLGPIMSIYQARFNRYLENRSLKKPTDQKVWAFLGDGELDEPESLGAITLASRERLDNLIWVVNCNLQRLDGPVRGNAKIIQELEAIFTGAGWNVIKVIWGTDWDHLLEKDHDGKLVRIMNETPDGQYQKYSVSDGDYIRKDFFGRDAEVLEMVKHLSDEDLHKLKRGGHDPVKVYAAYKAAVEHKGRPTVILAKTIKGYGLGEAGEGKNITHQQKKLNEEELREFRSHFGIPISDGELSEAPFYRPENDTPEIKYLLDRRKELGGYVPGRTIKTGPVKTPPEELFEEYYEGTSDREVSTTMVFVHILSKLLNDEKIGKYIIPIVPDEARTFGMESLFRKFGIYSSVGQLYVPVDKDLLMFYNERKDGTILEEGITEAGSMSSFIAAGTAYATHGINCLPFFLYYSMFGLQRVGDLVWAAGDIQAKGFMVGCTSGRTTLAGEGLQHQDGNSHILALPVPNLKAYDPAFAYELAVIVRDGIYRMFEKQENIFYYITAMNEFYHMPPMPEGEHIKEGILKGLYKFKASQLSKSESKTHLFGSGAIMNEAIKAQKILEEKYKVAADVWSVTSYKELYYNAMMTERSNMLHPDKEPEMPYITQALGNEKGVFVAASDYIKALPASIAKWIPGRYEILGTDGFGRSDGRASLRDFFEVDARYIALAALYALANEKKINMAVVQKAIKELNINPDKSNPMIS
- a CDS encoding flavodoxin, which produces MSKIGIFYGSTTTNTIGVVATLTDELSKAGFQVDRYDVADGNLKSMNDYNLLILATPTWSGGELQDDWKHVFEQFESLDFTGKRVALLGIGDQLNYPDHFADAIAELADCVYLGGGQIVGRWPTDGYKFRHSAAVEDDLFIGLVVDQYSEKELTAGRIRKWTGMLRQEFAGL
- a CDS encoding flavodoxin produces the protein MTKIGLFYGSNTGHTEEVAGKLSEYLRDAGYDVEMHNVAGTDSNDMIKYDMLIMAASTWKDGELPEDWKTAYNEYANFDFSGKRVAFVGLGDQANYPQNFADAVGKLARPVDTNGGRIFGRWPTRGYDFESSRAVKEDHFYGLILDEDNEDDLTDERIREWTALLSSELQGGEYSVSGEMVDDTAELNDGDDMEPDNNDDDIK
- a CDS encoding alpha-amylase; protein product: MSGEVKSVKELDFIPPESIHPSPADWRDQFIYFLMVDRFDNNQDNIPAYDPAATPQNRRAESGRNFQGGNLKGVMRRLDYIKNLGCTAIWLSPIFKNRREDDFTYHGYGIQDFLEVDPRFGTFADLRNLVRKAHRKGMYVILDIIINHTGDNWSYPEGVDALYRTEPYPFGKWREADPAPGFQMDDAVWPEELQAPHCYKRRGRIRDFASASHDEAVNGDFCDLKELDIKNNTVLDTIIKAYKYWIGAADIDGFRVDTVKHMESSETAIFCNAVREYARRIGKTNFFIYGEVVGDDAVLQKYIGRNSRIDGTDERFPSLDACLDFPLYFILEEVIKGFQYFADLYNRYERFKTFYADHGASGQYFVTFVDNHDQMSRPHRRFMHNNPNTRQAVLAISYLLMSQGVPCIYYGTEQGFDGGGDNDRYVRECMFGGEWGAFETTGVHFFNSNHEIYRGIVWIAKVRAEHAALRYGRQYFREISADGISFGFPIKGNCTLAFSRILDTDEILVALNLDASPRNDCITVDSNLTPPGSEMTDLLNGGAPIAVRQAGGRAYVRVPLDGHGAAILMRKPA
- a CDS encoding ferritin, whose protein sequence is MPITKKQLIALLNEDLEWEFAAAIQYVQHTAVITGPHYEGVIKELVIHSQEEMQHAVTLSQQIDYLGGVPTTKVQKIETSPASRTMLEQDLAGEQNAVSRYRERIKQAEELSLYGLRRMLEDILIMEEEHERDLQTALEL